The genomic window GAGTTGAGCACGCAGGAGGCGTTGGCGTGGTGCGGTGACGACACGTTGACGGGACGGGAGGTCCACCGGCTCATCCGCGGCGTGGCTGACGGCGAACAGGCGCATGACTCCGACGAAGACCCGCGTGCGGAATGCACCGATCACACCATGCTGGGGTGACCGCACGGCGCTTGTCGGAGGCGCGGGGCGGCTCTGCTCTCAACTGCGCTGCGAGGCCTACGATGAGCGGTCGGAGTGGGGCTGGTCCACGGTAGAGGGACCTGGGCGAGTGGTCAGAGTAACCTGCCTCGCGGGCTGTGCCGTACGCGAAACAGTTCCCCGTCCCGCCCGAGGTGCAGGTGAACCCACTCGACCTTGTGCTGCCCCGCCGAGGGGTTCTCCAAAGATGCGGTCGACAGGATGTAGGCGCCGAAGAGTCCGGCAAGCTCGTGAAAGGCGTCGACAGCACTCTGGACGGGCGGGCATCAATGCTTAACAGCCGGGGATCTCGCCCTTCCTCATACGTCTCGCGGGTCGACGGCTGGATGACTTCCATCCTCGCGCTGAAGTCGCTACGTATTGTCTATGTCGATGTACAGGATCTTGTGCACGGGTCCTCGGAGGTAGCGCGGGTGGTGTGGGCATCTTGTTAGGCCAGAGCCGTTCTCCGCGTGCACCTCGCCGGACACACAGGGCACCGCCACGGGCGTGCTAGCCAAGTGGACAGTGTCGGGGCGGGGCGGTACCGTCTGCTGCCGGTGGCGGAGAAGCCACTGCGTTACCGGTTCCTGCACGTGCCCGCACGGCTCACCCACGGCGACCGCCGACAACGCCCGCGGATCCCGTCGACCTGGCCCTGGGCCACCGCGATCGTGGACATCTTCGCCAACATCGCAGCATTCCGCACCCGCCTGGTCCTGGCCGGTCCACCCATGACATCGCCCGGAGAACCGCAGCCCGGCAGCGCCAGTCAGTACCACAGCGTGCCCGCGCACACCCAGTCGAGCCGCCACGACGGTCAGGCCCTCGTCGCCGTCCTCAGCACAACCTCATGAAAGTCCGGAGCTAGAGCGGAGCTAGAGCGAGCTAGGGCCTTGTGCACCCGGTAGCCATCGTGTATACATGTTGTCTATGACACGGCAACGGGCCCAGCCCAGCGCGCAGGATCGCGCGTATGGCTGGCTGAAGGAGTACGTCGCGGCACTGCCCGGCACGCAAGGCAGATTCCTCACGGAGGCCGAAGTCTGCGCAGAGACCGGCCTCTCCAGAACGCCTGTGCGCGAGGCTCTCTTGCGCCTCGAAGCCGAACAATTCATCGAAATAATGCCCAATAAAGGGGCATACATACCACCCATCACAGAGAGACAAGTCGCTCACCTCATGGATGCTCGCGCTCTCGTCGAAGACTGGTGCGTAAGACGCTCTGTCGAACTAAGTCAGCACATTGTACCTCGACTCCAAAACATAATAGCTGAGCAAAAAGGGCTTAAAGATCGTCCTGTTGACTTCATAAATTGCGATAGAGAGTTTCATCGAACCATTGTTGCAGCAGCAGGGAACGAGGTCATAGCCAACATCTACGAATCCCTCCGGGACCGGCAACTTCGAACCGGCCTGACCGCCCTGGCAGCATCAGCAGAGAGGACGGCCTTGGTACTTACCGAGCACCAAACCATCGTAGATGCAATCGCCACAGGAAAAGCCGATGTGGCGGCTAGAGCAGTTGAGAAGCATCTTGCCAGCACGTTGGGAGTACTCCATCGACTAAACACGGCGAAGAGTACTCCAATGCTGACCGGAAGGACGTTTACATGAAGGTCGCCCTAGTACAGATCGGAAGTCCATCGACGGAGTCTAAGTCCGAACGCATCCAGCGCGCTGAGGACATGCTCCATGACATTCCGTCGGCGGACCTTATCGTCTTCCCGGAGCTGTGGGCACCAGGTTACTTCTATTTCGATCGGTACGAAGAAAACGCAGAACCCTTGGAGGGTCCGGTCCTCGGACACGCGAGGAGGTGGGCGAAGCGGTTGTCTGCCCACGTGCACGTGGGCAGCATCATAGAGACGCGAGATGGCCAACTCTACAACACCGCCATTCTATTGGACCCCTCAGGTGATGTGGTTCAAGTGTATCGAAAAATTCACGTGTTCGGTTACCAATCTAGAGAAGCCCAATTGTTGACGGCTGGGGAAATGGTAACCACTACTGGAACGCCATTCGGTCGCCTTAGTTCCACGACCTGTTATGATCTGCGATTCCCTGCAGTCTGGGAAGCGCTCGTCAAAGAAGGCACCGATATGGCCATCGTGCCAGCAGCCTGGCCAGCCGCAAGGTTACACCACTGGCAACTATTTACCTCGGTGAGGGCTGTTGAGAACCAAATCTATGTGATTGCGTGCAACGCGGTGGGGGAGCAGGAAGGAATCTCGCTCCCCGGTCACAGCCGCGTTGTGGACCCGTGGGGGGATGTCCTTTTTGAGGCAGGTGACGAGGAGGGAATCTACATGTGCGAAGTGAATCCAGCATTAGTTGAACAGGTGCGTCGCGAGTTCCCAGTTCTCGCGGACCGCCAGAAAGTCGGTACGGGAACTAGTGCGATAGCGGAATGGAGCGTTTAGCGTGCATCAGGAACAAAACATCGGATTGAGGCTCCATGTGGTCAATGGCGAAAACTTGGAAATGCAGTCCCCGTGTCTAGTGATCGCTGGATATACAGGAAGCGATCCGGATAGCGTCGCCAGACATATTGACGAACTCCAGGCTATCGGCGTTGCCCCACCTCCATCAGTCCCAACATTCTATCGGCTGCCTTCTGACCTACTGACAACAAACGAAACCGTAGCCACCGTGGGAGATCGAACAAGTGGCGAAGCAGAGCCAGTTCTGATCCGACACGCAGGGCAATACTACATCGGCATAGGCTCTGATCATACTGACCGTGAAATAGAGAGGCTCTCCATACACGAGGCGAAAGCTGCCTGCCAGAAGCCGTTGGGACCAGTCGTTCGCCACATAGGGAGTAGCCCACAGGTTGAGTCTTGGCATCGCGTGCAACTTCGATCGTGGGTTGATGAGGAGCTGTATCAGAACGGAACGCTCACCGACATCCGCAACCCAGATGACATCCTGGATAAACTCGGCGCGCTTCCAATGAGCGGTGACTCAACCGACCTAGTCCTCTTCCTTGGAACTATTCCGATTACCGGTGGCACGTTCCATTATGGGGACTCGTGGACTGTAGAGTTGTTGTTTCCAGACGGCCAGAGCTTGCGTCACTCGTATTCCGTTAGAAAGGAGAACAACCATGCGTAGTGGTTCCCAGTACTTAGACTCCCTTGAGGCTAAGCGAGAAGTTTACGTTGACGGAAGACGGGTGGAACATGTTCTAGAGCACGAGGCCTTCCGGCCCATCGCAGAAACCATAGCAGCGCTTTACGACACGGCTTCCGATCATAAAAATCAGATGATCTACCACTCACCAGAGATTGACGCCGACGCTAACAGAGTCTTCTCGATTCCACGCACGCACGAGGAATTGGTGCTCCGCCGCAAGGCGATTGAAACTTGGGCGAACCAGACACATGGCTGGGTGGGCCGTAGTCCCGACCATGTGGGGGCGTTCATCGCCGCCTTCGCATCGAACCCCAACATGTTCGCGAGGCAACCCCACGACTTGGGGCAGAATGTTGTGAATTACCACAAGAAGATACTTCAGGAAAGTCTGTATGTATCGTACGCTATAATTCCACCACAGGTATCGAGGGCCACGACAGCGCACGGATGGGCGGGGGACTACCTGCAAGTTGGAGTTGTTGCAGAAGATGCTGATGGCATCATGGTTCGAGGCTCCCAAATGCTAGCAACTGGGGCGGTGGTCGCCGATGAATTGTTCGTATCCTGCATTAAGCCCCTCACGCCAGAAGATGCAAAATTTGCTGTCAGTTTTGCCTTGCCGATTACGACGCCGGGGTTAAAGTTGTACTGTCGGCGTCCTTACGCGTCTGGGGATACTAGCGTCTTCGACTATCCACTCACAAGCCAGTTCGATGAGACGGACTCGCTCGTTGTGTTTGATGATGTGAAAGTGCCTTGGGACCGTGTTTTTGTCAACCAGGTCCCTTCCGACCTGTCCAAACAGTTTTATGGCACGGGTGCCCACGTGATGGGAAACAGCCAAGCACAGATTCGGTTCGTGACGAAGCTCCGCTTCATGGCCGGACTGGCTCGTAAGGTGGCAGCGGTCAATGGAGCCGACAAATTTCCAGGCGTACAAGAGAAACTGGGTGAACTTGCGAGCCTTGCGTCCCTGGTTGAAGCGGCGGTATTTGCCTCCGAGTACAACGCGGAGCCGGATAACGAGGGAATGTGGCGTCCTCAAGCGAGGCCACTCTACGGTGCGATGGGTATGCAAGCGGAAATCTATCCCCGGGTCTTGGCAATCGTTCGTGATTTGACTGGGGGAGGCGTACTCCAGCTGCCTGCGACCGTGAATGACGTGCTGTCGGAGGACGAGTGGCCCGACATCGAACGCTATGTCCAGTCGCCAGGCGTGCCCGCAGTTGAACGGATAAAGTTGTTCAAACTCGTTTGGGATGCCATCGGCTCGGAATTTGCTGGACGCCACCACCAATATGAGATGTTCTATGCAGGCGCCCCGTTCATTGCCAAAGGTCATTCTTTCCGGAACTTTGACTACGATGACGCTGTGTCACGTGTCGAAGGATTCCTGTCCACGTACAAAGCCGAAGCTTTGTAATAACTTAGGAGGAACTGAAATGTCCAAGCCTGAGCATGAGTTTCATCCCGTAGACACTGTGGCGTTTACTGACTGTGAGGGATCGGTGGCATCTCTCACTGAGAGAATCCTTGCACAAGATTCAAGGGGAAATGTGACACGCATCCTCTCATTCGCACCCGGTACCGATACGACCCCGAACGGTGTCCAGCGGCACGATTTCTGGGAGGAGGTTTACATCCTCGATGGGAGCATTAGGGACATCCGCATAGACAAAACCTTCACGGCGGGGATGTACGCATGCAGGCCTCCAGGGATGCCGCATGGTCCGTGGGTCAGCGAAGACGGCTGCACAACATTCGAGGTCAGGTACGGGAGCGACTCGTAATGGCTAGCACGACAACCGCTGTGGATGCGTTGAAGATGCGGGATGCGCTCGGCCGCTTTGCGACCGGCGTGGCGGTCATAACCACTCATGACGGAGCTGGACGACCACAGGGGATGACCGTAAATTCCCTAACATCCGTTTCGTTGACGCCACCTCTCATTCTGGTTTGCTTGAGTGAGTCAGCCCGCACTACCAAAGCTGCCCTTGCAACTGGCTCGTTTGTCGCGTCTGTGTTGTCCGAGCGTCAAGAGCCTCTCGCGCGCAGATTCGCGTCGCCGGCCAATGATCATTTCGCGGACCTAGACTTGCACTATGGTGAGCATCTTCTACCGGTTATCCCGGAGGCACTTGCGCACATAGAGTGCTCGGTGGCAGATGTATTTCCAGGCGGTGACCACGTGATATTGGTTGGCCACGTGGCACGCCTGTGCGCGCGCCCAGGACAGCCACTCGCGTTCTACAGTGGCAAGTTTGGTGACTATCAAGACCGTGGCCAAGAACCAGTGAGGTGGTTCTTCTGATGTGAATCGTTCGTCCGGACTCAAGAAGTACGAGTTTCACCCCAAACGTGACTGGCAAATCAAGCTTCAACTACATTCCGACAAAGGAGTCAGAACCATGCGATACCGCAAGCTTGGAGTCTACGCAGTAGCCGTTGCCTTGATGGGTACTGCCGCCTGCAGTCAGAGCCAGCCTGATGACGGAGAGGGCGTTAGAAGTATAAACTTGACACTGTCGTCTACCGCCATGTCTTCGGGCCCTATACTTGCTGCAATCACCCAGGATACGTTCGGTGACCATGGTTTGGAGGTGAACTATACTTCGACGGCAGGTGATTCAACAACCGCACTGGCGACCGTCGCAAGCGGTCAGGCGCCATTCGCCACAGTGGGTGCGTCGACGGTTATCGATGCGCAACAGGAGGGCCTGCCCGTCCAGTTTGTGCTCAATATCGAGAGTCCTGCCGTGACCATCGCCATGCGGGACGATATTGCAGCTGAAATAATGGCTGAAACGGGTGTCGGTCCGGACTCCCCCATTGCGGAACGAGTCGAGGCGTTGCGTGGGCTCCAAATCGGCGCACCGCCAAGCGGCGGTGCAAACTATACCCTGCTTGCACTCATGCTTAACCGGAACGGGATCGACCCCGAAAGTGACGTCACACTACTGCCTTCGGACCAGCAGACTGTTGTTTCCGGAATCAAGGGCGATCGATTTGAGGTTGGTTTCTGGTCCGCCGGGGCACTAGAGGGCGCGATTGTCGACGGCGACGCGGTCAAGTGGATTGATGTGTCGGCAGGTGATATTCCTGAGTTCAGCGATTTCCTTTACATGACCGCGATCACGTCAGAAGACGTCATTAACGAAGACCCCGAGCTCGTCAATGATTTCATCGCGAGCGTTAGAGACGGCGCACAGTTGTTGATCGACGACGATGCTGATACGAAGGCCGCAATCAAGGAAGAGTTCTTTCCTACCTTGCCTGACGGCACATGGGACCTAACATGGGATAGCGCCCGCCAGGCAGTCATTCCCAACCAAACATTCACGCAGGAAGCCCTCGACTACACAGTAGAAGCGACCGAGACGGTGTACGGCAGGGTATACGAGGACCTCATGCTTGCCGATCTGGTGGTCGAGCAAGCTCGGGATTAGGGATGTGATTGAAGATGTTGGCTAGGCAGAGAGATGATGTGCTGAATCGTGAGCCGTCGACTAGACGGGAACCTGTCATCGAGCTCCGAAATGTGGCAATGGGCTTCGGTGGCCCTACTGTGATCGCCGGCGTGACTAATGAGATCCACAGAGGAGAGTTCGTTACGCTCTTTGGGCGGAGCGGGTGTGGTAAGTCCACAATGCTTAATATTGTTGCTGGATTGCTCAGCCCCATTTCTGGAGAAGTTAAGTTTGAAGGAGGTCCCGTAAAGGGGATCAACACGCATGTGAGTTACATGACACAGGAAGACACCCTTCTGCCTTGGAGAACGGTACGCAAGAACATCGAGGTACCCCTGAGACTTCGAAAGTTTAAGAAGCGTGACATTCAGGACCGAGTCGATCGCTACTTGGAACTACTCAACCTGACAGCAGCAGCGGACCGCTACCCGTCACAGTTGTCGGGCGGCATGCGCCGGCGTGCTCTGGTGGCGCGAAGTCTTGTGTATGACCCGGCGGTCATCCTGATGGATGAACCGTTCGGGGGAATCGACGCTAGTCTCCGAGAGGGGTTGCACGACGAACTTCGTAATGCTGTCGAGAAGCTTGACTTGACTGTACTCTTCGTGACCCATGACATACCGGAAGCGGCCCTCCTGTCCGATAGAGTCTTGGTATTCAGGAGCCGTGATGGTGCACCCACTTATCTCGCCACCGAAGTGAATATACCTTTTGGCGAAGAGCGAAACCTGGCAGAGGTGCGTATGTCCCCAGACTATGTCGATGTCCAAAGGGATTTGCGTATGAAACTCGAAGGAGACGAGGTGTCCTGATGAAGTCTGATACGGAGTCGCGCAAGGGCAGGGTTCTATCCCAGGAGACTTCTGTCCAGCCGCCCAATGGGGCAGCGACTCAGGAGGATGCGGTTGCTACCCGCCGACGGAGTGGGCCGCTCGTTCCCCGATGGATGATGCGGCTAATTCTGGCAGTTGTCTTTATCGGCGGCTGGGAACTAGCCTCTGGAAGGCTAGTTGAGGACTACTTCATCAGTAGTCCCTCTCGTATCGCTGTGAGGTTCTGGGAACTACTTGTGGATGGCACGTTGTTGGATAACGTTGGCGTTACAGTAATCGCCGTTGTCATTGGCTTTATTGTTGGCGCAATTGCCGCGTTGTTACTCGGGTATGCACTGGGTTCGAGTCCATACTGGGCTAGCGTCGTGGAACCGTTCATCACGACCTTCTGGAGCATACCTCGCGTGGCTTTGATCCCATTGCTAGTTATTTGGGTTGGGATCGGAACCCAACTCGCCATCACAATCTCAGCTATTCTAACCTTTTTCCTCGTCTTCTTCAATACGTACTATGGTATTCGAGAGGTAAGCCAGGGATTGATTGATGTGGTTAGGATCATGGGCGGCACCCGCCGTGATGTGGCGGTTCGTGTGAGGATTCCATCCGCATTCGTCTGGATCGCCGCAGGAATCAAGCTGTCCCTTCCAATGGCCTTAGTTGGCACCGTTACTGCTGAGATGCTCGCGTCCAACCGAGGCCTTGGGTTCTTGGTAAAGTTCTACGGTAACAGTTTTGATACTACTTCTACCTTCGCGGTACTGCTCGCCCTGCTAATTGTCGGGTTCCTCTTGGATAGGCTAGCCAACAGTGTGAGCAAGCGCGCTTTAGTGTGGAAGTCCACATGATGCCCGCGGAACATGCGACTGGCGGTGACAGGAATTATGAGGTTATTGCCAAACGCCTGCATGGAGAGCTAGCTGACTCGCCATTATACATCCTTGCTGGCGATGCGAATATGAAGCTGATTCATGCCTGCATGTGGGAAGGCATGCGCTGTCTCTCTGCCCGCCACGAGAATGCGGCCGTTTCCATGGCAGTGGGCTATGCGAAAGGTTCCGGACTCGTCGGCGTCGCGAGCACGACACAAGGCCCTGGATTAACCAATGCCGCAACCTCCATCGTCGCGGCCGTCCGGTCTCGACTCCCCGTGGTGCTATTGTGCGGCGCGGCACCTGGATCGGTCCCCGATCATCCTCAGCAACTTGATCAGACCCGCTTCTTGGAAGCATGCGGCGCCTTGGTCCTGTCTGCAGGCGACGGAGTAGACCCGGGAACGTTGGTGAGCCGGGCATTGGAAACGGCTCGTACGCAGCGAACTCTGGTGGCAGTTTCTATGCCTTCGGATTGGCAGGAGCGCGCTCCATCTAATGTGCATATGGTGCCCGTAACGGGGACGTCACCTGGCATGGACGTGGAAGCGGCCGAGGTACTCGGCGACACTGCGACGCAGGATCAGGTCGAGAAGATCGCTTCCTCTTTGCTTGCTGCGGAGCGGAGTCTCATTCTGGTGGGCCGGGGAGCGGTAAATTCAGAGAGCGCCATGCGAGATTTGCACGCTGTCGCCGAGAGGACAGGGTCTATTGTTGCGACAACGTTGCCATGTCACGGAGCGTGGGGAGAATGTCCACGAGCTGTTGGTGTCATCGGGGGCTATGCCCTTCCTGAGGCCCATGCAATGTTCAAAGAACTTGACATTGTACTCGCCGTCGGGGCTTCGCTCGGCTATCGAACCACGAAGTATGGTAGTCTTTTCGGGGAGGCGACAGAGATAGTCCAGGTTGATCATGCTGAGACGTCATTGGGACGATATACTCCCGTTTCTTCGTCCGTTTTGTCCGATAGTGGTGGATTCGCTGAGGCTCTTCGAAAGACCATCGAGGCTAGGGCGCACCCAGGTTCCGGTTATGATTGGGGAATTGCAACTGGGAAATTTCTCAGTCAAGCACGCTCGGGGGTGATAGATTCGAAGGGCGGCACGGAAAGTGGGGAGTCAAAAGGAGAGGCTCAGTGGCATCCATCCGACTTGATGCGTGCGCTTGGCTCAGTGCTGCCCACCAACCGTGCCATTGTCGTTGATGGGGGTCACTGTTCGGGTTATCCCCCAATCTATCTGGACGTACCTGATGGAAAAGCATTCTACTATTCACTCGAGTTCGGAAGCATTGCTCTTGGTTTGGGTGCGGCCATGGGCATGGCCGTGGCTCGCCCTGACCTCATCACCACCCTGGTGATCGGTGACGGTTCACTGATGATGTCGTTGGGAGAATTGGAAAGCGCGGCGCGCCAGAAAATACCAATCTTGGTGGTGCTTATAGACGATGGCGGTTACGGTGCAGAGCGACACATATTGCACCTTAACGGTCTCACTTCGGAAGAGATCTCTGACTTCGATAACCCTGAATTCGTTCCTCTGGCTAGGGCACTCGGTGTTCACGCGATGAATGTCTCCAGCAAGATGGATATGTCGAGGTTTCTTGATCAATGGTTGGCCGAGAACTCGGGACGGCCGGGCCTGATGGTGTGTAACAGTGATCCCGCGGTGCGCGGTGAGTGGCTCAGTTTAGCGTTAGATAGGTGACATTTGTGACAGCTCCACTGGATGGAATCGTAGTGGTCGAGGCCGGCAGGTTTATTAGTGCCCCCCTCGCAGGAATGATCCTTGCTGACTTCGGAGCAACGGTCATTAAGATCGAGGCGCCGGATGGAGGCGATCCATTTCGCGCATGGCGTCCGAACGAGCTTTCTCCTAGATTTGTTGCCGTTAACAGGACTAAACGCTCTCTTGCCTTGGACCTGAGAGACGCGGATGATTTACAGGCTGCTCGCCGTCTTCTAGACAAGGCTGACGTATTCATACATAACTTCAGGCAAGATTTTATTGAAACTGTTGGACTCGATCATGAAGCTCTGAGCAGGACGAACCGCCGCTTGGTCTACTGCGAAGTCAGCGGTTCCGGAAACGCGGCGTCGTTGGCAGGAACTCCAATGTACGATGCCATCGGCCAGGCTCTCTCTGGACTGACAGCTGTAACCGCAGACCCAACACAACCCGCCGGCCCATCAATGTCAGATAGTGTCACAGGATACAGCGCAGCCATGGGCATATTGGCTGCACTAAACCGCAGGCATGTGACAGGCAATGGTTCCCTGGTTCGCGCGTCAATGATTTCTTCGTCTGTCAGCTTTCTGTCTGAGCTCTACACGTATTTCCTCGTCACAGGCGAACGTCCGGACGCTCTGACGCGTGTACGACAATCGCAGAGCTTCTCGTTTCGGTGCTCAGACGGTGGCATGATTTCAATACACTTGTCTACGCCAAAGAAGTTTTGGGAAGCTTTCACGGGGGCGATCAACAGAGTCGACCTGCGACCTGACAAACGATTCACAAGCTATACCGATAGGGTGGACAACTACCTAGCCCTCCGAGACGAACTGACGGGAGAGTTCCTAACTAAACCCGCACAAGTTTGGCTCAAAATCTTGCGAGAAGTGGACGTGCCGTGTGCGGAGATAACTCAGATACCCGAGGTGCTTTCCTCACAGATCGCGGAAGAGTTGGATCTCTTGCGGCCATACGCAGATTGGCCCGAGTCGCCGGGGAGTGTCCTCCCAGCGGTGGAAATGAGTG from Ornithinimicrobium cryptoxanthini includes these protein-coding regions:
- a CDS encoding ABC transporter ATP-binding protein → MTNEIHRGEFVTLFGRSGCGKSTMLNIVAGLLSPISGEVKFEGGPVKGINTHVSYMTQEDTLLPWRTVRKNIEVPLRLRKFKKRDIQDRVDRYLELLNLTAAADRYPSQLSGGMRRRALVARSLVYDPAVILMDEPFGGIDASLREGLHDELRNAVEKLDLTVLFVTHDIPEAALLSDRVLVFRSRDGAPTYLATEVNIPFGEERNLAEVRMSPDYVDVQRDLRMKLEGDEVS
- a CDS encoding cupin domain-containing protein produces the protein MSKPEHEFHPVDTVAFTDCEGSVASLTERILAQDSRGNVTRILSFAPGTDTTPNGVQRHDFWEEVYILDGSIRDIRIDKTFTAGMYACRPPGMPHGPWVSEDGCTTFEVRYGSDS
- a CDS encoding CaiB/BaiF CoA transferase family protein; this translates as MTFVTAPLDGIVVVEAGRFISAPLAGMILADFGATVIKIEAPDGGDPFRAWRPNELSPRFVAVNRTKRSLALDLRDADDLQAARRLLDKADVFIHNFRQDFIETVGLDHEALSRTNRRLVYCEVSGSGNAASLAGTPMYDAIGQALSGLTAVTADPTQPAGPSMSDSVTGYSAAMGILAALNRRHVTGNGSLVRASMISSSVSFLSELYTYFLVTGERPDALTRVRQSQSFSFRCSDGGMISIHLSTPKKFWEAFTGAINRVDLRPDKRFTSYTDRVDNYLALRDELTGEFLTKPAQVWLKILREVDVPCAEITQIPEVLSSQIAEELDLLRPYADWPESPGSVLPAVEMSGMPQPRKPPELGADNAWLRTFLGEGEA
- a CDS encoding GntR family transcriptional regulator; translation: MLSMTRQRAQPSAQDRAYGWLKEYVAALPGTQGRFLTEAEVCAETGLSRTPVREALLRLEAEQFIEIMPNKGAYIPPITERQVAHLMDARALVEDWCVRRSVELSQHIVPRLQNIIAEQKGLKDRPVDFINCDREFHRTIVAAAGNEVIANIYESLRDRQLRTGLTALAASAERTALVLTEHQTIVDAIATGKADVAARAVEKHLASTLGVLHRLNTAKSTPMLTGRTFT
- a CDS encoding 4-hydroxyphenylacetate 3-hydroxylase family protein yields the protein MRSGSQYLDSLEAKREVYVDGRRVEHVLEHEAFRPIAETIAALYDTASDHKNQMIYHSPEIDADANRVFSIPRTHEELVLRRKAIETWANQTHGWVGRSPDHVGAFIAAFASNPNMFARQPHDLGQNVVNYHKKILQESLYVSYAIIPPQVSRATTAHGWAGDYLQVGVVAEDADGIMVRGSQMLATGAVVADELFVSCIKPLTPEDAKFAVSFALPITTPGLKLYCRRPYASGDTSVFDYPLTSQFDETDSLVVFDDVKVPWDRVFVNQVPSDLSKQFYGTGAHVMGNSQAQIRFVTKLRFMAGLARKVAAVNGADKFPGVQEKLGELASLASLVEAAVFASEYNAEPDNEGMWRPQARPLYGAMGMQAEIYPRVLAIVRDLTGGGVLQLPATVNDVLSEDEWPDIERYVQSPGVPAVERIKLFKLVWDAIGSEFAGRHHQYEMFYAGAPFIAKGHSFRNFDYDDAVSRVEGFLSTYKAEAL
- a CDS encoding carbon-nitrogen family hydrolase, yielding MKVALVQIGSPSTESKSERIQRAEDMLHDIPSADLIVFPELWAPGYFYFDRYEENAEPLEGPVLGHARRWAKRLSAHVHVGSIIETRDGQLYNTAILLDPSGDVVQVYRKIHVFGYQSREAQLLTAGEMVTTTGTPFGRLSSTTCYDLRFPAVWEALVKEGTDMAIVPAAWPAARLHHWQLFTSVRAVENQIYVIACNAVGEQEGISLPGHSRVVDPWGDVLFEAGDEEGIYMCEVNPALVEQVRREFPVLADRQKVGTGTSAIAEWSV
- a CDS encoding thiamine pyrophosphate-binding protein; translated protein: MMPAEHATGGDRNYEVIAKRLHGELADSPLYILAGDANMKLIHACMWEGMRCLSARHENAAVSMAVGYAKGSGLVGVASTTQGPGLTNAATSIVAAVRSRLPVVLLCGAAPGSVPDHPQQLDQTRFLEACGALVLSAGDGVDPGTLVSRALETARTQRTLVAVSMPSDWQERAPSNVHMVPVTGTSPGMDVEAAEVLGDTATQDQVEKIASSLLAAERSLILVGRGAVNSESAMRDLHAVAERTGSIVATTLPCHGAWGECPRAVGVIGGYALPEAHAMFKELDIVLAVGASLGYRTTKYGSLFGEATEIVQVDHAETSLGRYTPVSSSVLSDSGGFAEALRKTIEARAHPGSGYDWGIATGKFLSQARSGVIDSKGGTESGESKGEAQWHPSDLMRALGSVLPTNRAIVVDGGHCSGYPPIYLDVPDGKAFYYSLEFGSIALGLGAAMGMAVARPDLITTLVIGDGSLMMSLGELESAARQKIPILVVLIDDGGYGAERHILHLNGLTSEEISDFDNPEFVPLARALGVHAMNVSSKMDMSRFLDQWLAENSGRPGLMVCNSDPAVRGEWLSLALDR
- a CDS encoding transposase, with product MAEKPLRYRFLHVPARLTHGDRRQRPRIPSTWPWATAIVDIFANIAAFRTRLVLAGPPMTSPGEPQPGSASQYHSVPAHTQSSRHDGQALVAVLSTTS
- a CDS encoding ABC transporter permease produces the protein MKSDTESRKGRVLSQETSVQPPNGAATQEDAVATRRRSGPLVPRWMMRLILAVVFIGGWELASGRLVEDYFISSPSRIAVRFWELLVDGTLLDNVGVTVIAVVIGFIVGAIAALLLGYALGSSPYWASVVEPFITTFWSIPRVALIPLLVIWVGIGTQLAITISAILTFFLVFFNTYYGIREVSQGLIDVVRIMGGTRRDVAVRVRIPSAFVWIAAGIKLSLPMALVGTVTAEMLASNRGLGFLVKFYGNSFDTTSTFAVLLALLIVGFLLDRLANSVSKRALVWKST
- a CDS encoding DUF2848 family protein yields the protein MHQEQNIGLRLHVVNGENLEMQSPCLVIAGYTGSDPDSVARHIDELQAIGVAPPPSVPTFYRLPSDLLTTNETVATVGDRTSGEAEPVLIRHAGQYYIGIGSDHTDREIERLSIHEAKAACQKPLGPVVRHIGSSPQVESWHRVQLRSWVDEELYQNGTLTDIRNPDDILDKLGALPMSGDSTDLVLFLGTIPITGGTFHYGDSWTVELLFPDGQSLRHSYSVRKENNHA
- a CDS encoding flavin reductase family protein, with amino-acid sequence MRDALGRFATGVAVITTHDGAGRPQGMTVNSLTSVSLTPPLILVCLSESARTTKAALATGSFVASVLSERQEPLARRFASPANDHFADLDLHYGEHLLPVIPEALAHIECSVADVFPGGDHVILVGHVARLCARPGQPLAFYSGKFGDYQDRGQEPVRWFF
- a CDS encoding ABC transporter substrate-binding protein, with translation MRYRKLGVYAVAVALMGTAACSQSQPDDGEGVRSINLTLSSTAMSSGPILAAITQDTFGDHGLEVNYTSTAGDSTTALATVASGQAPFATVGASTVIDAQQEGLPVQFVLNIESPAVTIAMRDDIAAEIMAETGVGPDSPIAERVEALRGLQIGAPPSGGANYTLLALMLNRNGIDPESDVTLLPSDQQTVVSGIKGDRFEVGFWSAGALEGAIVDGDAVKWIDVSAGDIPEFSDFLYMTAITSEDVINEDPELVNDFIASVRDGAQLLIDDDADTKAAIKEEFFPTLPDGTWDLTWDSARQAVIPNQTFTQEALDYTVEATETVYGRVYEDLMLADLVVEQARD